From the genome of Halomonas sp. MCCC 1A13316, one region includes:
- a CDS encoding putative selenate ABC transporter substrate-binding protein, with the protein MRRIALSALPLAGLLSLFAQGAAAETFRFTAIPDEDQARLVERFSKVADYLDERLGVEVEYVPVKSYSAAVTAFRNDQVQLAWFGGLSGVQARRLVPGSQALAQGSEDNAFVSYFIAHESTGLERTDELPDDIEGMSLTFGSRTSTSGRLMPEHFLRQRFDDANPEDFFSRVGYSGDHSRTIALVEAGTYDIGAVNYTVWEAAVEDGRVDTDKVDVIWATPPYPDYNWTLRGDADERFGEGFSDKVQAAFLEMDDPELLDTFPREAFIPAGNDLYAPVEEVAEALGLLR; encoded by the coding sequence ATGCGCCGGATCGCCCTCTCCGCCCTCCCCTTAGCCGGCTTACTCTCGCTGTTCGCTCAGGGGGCGGCCGCCGAGACCTTCCGCTTCACTGCCATTCCCGACGAGGACCAGGCGCGCCTGGTGGAGCGCTTCTCCAAGGTGGCCGATTATCTGGATGAGCGCCTCGGCGTCGAGGTGGAGTACGTACCGGTGAAGTCCTACAGCGCTGCGGTCACCGCCTTTCGCAATGACCAGGTGCAGCTGGCCTGGTTCGGCGGGCTCTCTGGCGTTCAGGCGCGCCGACTGGTGCCGGGTTCCCAGGCACTGGCCCAGGGCAGCGAGGACAACGCCTTCGTCAGCTACTTCATCGCCCATGAGTCGACCGGACTTGAGCGCACCGACGAGTTACCCGACGACATCGAAGGCATGAGCCTGACCTTCGGCTCGCGCACCTCCACCTCCGGCCGGCTGATGCCGGAACACTTCCTGCGCCAGCGCTTCGACGACGCCAACCCCGAGGACTTCTTCTCGCGGGTGGGCTACTCCGGCGATCACTCGCGCACCATCGCCCTGGTGGAAGCTGGCACCTACGACATCGGGGCGGTCAACTACACGGTGTGGGAAGCTGCCGTGGAGGATGGCCGTGTGGATACCGACAAGGTGGACGTGATCTGGGCCACACCGCCCTACCCCGATTACAACTGGACCCTGCGTGGCGACGCCGATGAGCGCTTCGGCGAAGGTTTCAGCGACAAGGTACAGGCGGCGTTCCTGGAGATGGACGACCCGGAACTGCTCGACACCTTCCCCCGAGAGGCGTTCATCCCTGCCGGCAACGACCTCTACGCCCCCGTCGAGGAGGTGGCCGAAGCGCTCGGCCTGCTGCGCTGA